A region of Campylobacter armoricus DNA encodes the following proteins:
- the frr gene encoding ribosome recycling factor: MLNEIYTKQKQQSDKSLEALKKDFTTIRTGKVNINILDHIHVDYYGSATPLNQVATVLATDASTISITPWEKSMLKAIESAIAAANIGVNPNNDGESVKLFFPPMTREQREENAKNAKAMGEKAKVAIRNIRKDANDAVKKLEKDKAVSEDEAKKAYDEIQKQTDNYTTKIDELVKNKEVELLKV, from the coding sequence ATGCTAAATGAAATTTATACTAAACAAAAACAACAATCAGATAAAAGCTTAGAGGCTTTAAAAAAAGATTTTACCACTATAAGAACTGGCAAAGTAAATATCAACATACTTGATCATATTCATGTAGATTATTATGGTAGTGCAACCCCACTTAATCAAGTGGCAACAGTTTTAGCAACTGATGCTTCAACTATTAGTATTACACCATGGGAAAAATCTATGCTAAAAGCTATAGAAAGTGCTATAGCCGCAGCAAATATTGGAGTAAATCCAAACAATGATGGTGAAAGTGTAAAATTATTTTTCCCTCCTATGACAAGAGAACAAAGAGAAGAAAACGCAAAAAATGCTAAAGCTATGGGAGAAAAAGCCAAAGTAGCTATTAGAAACATTAGAAAAGATGCGAATGATGCGGTTAAAAAGTTAGAAAAAGATAAAGCAGTTTCAGAAGATGAAGCTAAAAAAGCTTATGATGAAATTCAAAAACAAACCGACAACTATACAACAAAAATTGATGAGTTGGTAAAAAATAAAGAAGTGGAACTTTTAAAGGTTTAA
- a CDS encoding ribonucleotide-diphosphate reductase subunit beta, whose amino-acid sequence MNRKKIYNPKSNETLNDRKVFNGNPHGILNFTKAKYTWALKLWDLMEANTWFPKEVDTTKDALDYRCNLTTAEKRMYDLVWSQLISMDSFQTNNLADNINPYITAPEINAVLARQAYEEANHSKSYAVMVEAICENTDLIYEMEKHDSTLREKNDFISSIYEELAGDVDDNKLLLAMVANQILEGVYFYSGFTAIYALARAGKMLGSAQMIRFIQRDEITHLLLFQNMINSVNKERPDLFNDTNISKIYDMFKKAGELEIKWGKYITQNQIMGFTDDIIEEYIHYLVDQRLTAINLDKIYNAKHPIKWVDDFSKFNDQKSNFFESKVTNYSKGSLSFDDF is encoded by the coding sequence ATGAACAGAAAAAAAATTTACAATCCAAAATCAAATGAAACTTTAAACGATAGGAAAGTTTTTAATGGTAATCCACATGGTATTTTAAACTTTACTAAAGCAAAATATACTTGGGCTTTAAAGCTTTGGGATTTAATGGAAGCAAACACTTGGTTTCCAAAAGAAGTGGATACTACTAAAGATGCACTAGATTATCGTTGTAATCTCACAACAGCTGAAAAAAGAATGTATGATCTAGTTTGGTCTCAACTTATCTCAATGGATAGTTTTCAAACAAACAATCTTGCCGATAATATCAACCCTTATATCACAGCTCCTGAAATCAATGCAGTTTTAGCACGCCAAGCCTATGAAGAAGCAAATCATTCTAAATCTTATGCTGTTATGGTTGAAGCAATTTGTGAAAATACTGATTTAATTTATGAAATGGAAAAACACGACAGCACTTTAAGAGAAAAAAATGATTTTATTTCAAGTATTTATGAAGAATTAGCGGGTGATGTTGATGACAATAAACTTTTACTTGCAATGGTGGCAAATCAAATTCTCGAAGGAGTATATTTTTACAGCGGTTTTACTGCTATTTATGCTCTTGCGCGTGCAGGAAAAATGCTAGGCTCAGCACAAATGATCCGTTTTATACAAAGAGATGAAATCACTCATTTGCTTTTGTTTCAAAATATGATCAATTCCGTAAATAAAGAAAGACCTGATTTATTTAACGATACTAATATAAGTAAAATCTATGATATGTTTAAAAAAGCTGGGGAACTTGAAATTAAATGGGGTAAATATATCACACAAAATCAAATTATGGGTTTTACAGATGATATTATAGAAGAATATATTCATTATCTTGTAGATCAAAGACTTACAGCCATTAATCTTGACAAAATTTACAATGCAAAACATCCTATTAAATGGGTTGATGATTTTTCCAAATTCAATGACCAAAAAAGCAACTTTTTTGAAAGTAAAGTTACAAATTATTCTAAAGGAAGTTTAAGTTTTGATGACTTTTAA
- a CDS encoding RDD family protein, translating into MKTKAKIANRWFRFKAFLIDIFLLYVPILYLFYFTLGSKEDFLNNQFIIFLCSLLFGLLQALFLVKKAQSPGLKAYDLYLIDIKNGQKLSFLRILLRYIIFIISFGLLVGFLVSFIRKDTLSLHDILSQSAIVTKVEK; encoded by the coding sequence ATGAAAACAAAAGCAAAAATAGCAAATAGATGGTTTAGATTTAAAGCATTTTTGATAGATATATTTTTGCTTTATGTTCCGATATTATATTTATTTTATTTTACTCTTGGTTCAAAAGAAGATTTTTTGAATAATCAATTTATAATTTTTTTATGCTCTTTGCTTTTTGGACTTTTACAAGCTTTATTTTTAGTTAAAAAAGCTCAAAGTCCTGGACTTAAAGCGTATGATTTATATTTAATAGATATAAAAAATGGACAAAAATTAAGTTTTTTACGAATTTTATTGCGTTATATTATTTTTATTATAAGCTTTGGTTTATTAGTCGGATTTTTAGTAAGTTTTATAAGAAAAGATACTTTAAGTTTGCATGATATATTAAGCCAAAGTGCTATTGTTACAAAGGTAGAAAAATGA
- the dsbI gene encoding disulfide bond formation protein DsbI → MCDINKTKFFYFLMCLAGFLIILLPVGIANLIFGYMLADSPCTSCWGQRESMIFIGVAALFIVRYGMKGKFLAFLLIATAFGLWQSFNHISGHAHRDLDQGFGLPIFGLHTYFWAEVVFWAVVLLLGVIFAFAPKFSSFEKEVEGASFRKLTKFNLVAMLIVAFIVASNVFQAFVSTGPVPYSGQGDPVRFSLNPKYIIWDDSGWNKSWKSFSFLGKRDVKEPDFAFAPANEKLGIKFDNNTSNAPFTNINENLKIVNENKIDFAKPINTLDYINGEYVASSKWEVFFLDDNFSTKEDFVLDPYFSATINPIVGIIPYLDNKYILMGSNKTFLRFAKNPNANEALQYADFIKGNDKFEGQGKDLGRGRIDTVRAKFNHILSTTTDGEYMYIATVPNNKDAKTFVISKISLADRVLSAEFTPKAELKEGKTLGDLYVTSMAFNNDKLYALSKKHNVIAVIDLDKEAVVKTISYPENITNARSLFFKDGKIHILSYQDGANILYTLD, encoded by the coding sequence ATGTGTGATATTAATAAAACTAAATTCTTTTATTTTTTAATGTGTCTTGCAGGTTTTTTAATTATTCTACTACCTGTTGGAATTGCAAATTTAATTTTTGGTTATATGTTGGCAGATAGTCCTTGTACTTCTTGTTGGGGTCAAAGAGAATCTATGATTTTCATTGGTGTAGCAGCTTTATTTATCGTTCGTTATGGAATGAAAGGAAAATTTTTAGCTTTTCTTTTAATTGCAACCGCCTTTGGCTTATGGCAATCATTTAATCATATAAGTGGGCATGCACATCGTGATCTTGACCAAGGTTTTGGTTTGCCTATTTTTGGATTACATACTTACTTTTGGGCCGAAGTAGTATTTTGGGCTGTAGTTTTACTACTTGGAGTCATCTTTGCTTTTGCTCCTAAATTTAGCTCTTTTGAAAAAGAAGTGGAAGGTGCTAGCTTTAGAAAATTAACAAAATTTAATTTAGTAGCCATGCTTATTGTTGCTTTCATTGTTGCTTCAAATGTTTTCCAAGCTTTTGTAAGCACGGGTCCTGTCCCATATAGTGGTCAAGGCGATCCTGTTCGTTTTAGCTTAAATCCAAAATATATCATTTGGGATGATTCTGGCTGGAATAAAAGTTGGAAAAGCTTCTCTTTTTTAGGAAAACGCGATGTTAAAGAGCCAGATTTTGCTTTTGCACCTGCAAACGAAAAACTAGGCATTAAATTTGATAATAACACTAGCAATGCACCATTTACAAATATTAATGAGAATTTGAAAATTGTCAATGAGAATAAAATTGATTTTGCAAAACCTATTAACACACTTGATTATATCAATGGCGAGTATGTTGCAAGTTCTAAATGGGAAGTATTTTTCTTAGATGATAACTTTAGCACAAAAGAAGATTTTGTTTTAGATCCATATTTTTCAGCCACAATCAATCCTATAGTTGGAATCATTCCTTACTTGGATAATAAATATATTTTAATGGGATCAAATAAAACTTTCTTAAGATTTGCAAAAAATCCTAATGCAAATGAAGCGTTGCAATATGCTGATTTTATAAAAGGAAATGACAAATTCGAAGGTCAAGGAAAAGACTTGGGTCGTGGTAGAATCGACACAGTAAGAGCTAAATTTAATCATATTTTAAGCACTACAACAGATGGTGAATATATGTATATTGCAACCGTTCCTAACAATAAAGATGCTAAAACTTTTGTAATTTCTAAAATTTCTTTAGCAGATAGAGTTCTTTCGGCTGAATTTACTCCTAAAGCTGAATTAAAAGAAGGGAAAACTTTAGGTGATCTTTATGTAACATCAATGGCTTTTAACAATGATAAGCTTTATGCATTAAGTAAAAAACACAATGTTATTGCAGTAATTGATCTAGATAAAGAAGCAGTTGTAAAAACTATTTCTTATCCAGAAAATATAACCAATGCAAGAAGTTTATTCTTCAAAGATGGTAAAATACACATCTTATCCTATCAAGATGGTGCAAATATCCTATATACACTTGATTAA
- the pyrE gene encoding orotate phosphoribosyltransferase produces MNLEQIYKDCGAYLQGHFLLSSGKHSEFYLQSAKVLENPKLAGELCDKLAEVIVSFGIKFDSICSPALGGILAGYELARACNKRFIFTERVEGIMSLRRGFEVKKGERFIVCEDIITTGGSALESAKIIQSLGGEVVGFAALANRGFCAVANLNSPRKENAKLPEYLPLFALGNFEFDIYEKNSCPLCKKGTKAIKPGSRGN; encoded by the coding sequence ATGAATTTAGAACAAATTTATAAAGATTGTGGAGCATATTTACAAGGTCATTTCTTACTTAGCTCAGGAAAACATTCTGAGTTTTACCTTCAAAGTGCAAAAGTTTTAGAAAATCCAAAGTTAGCAGGTGAGCTTTGTGATAAGCTTGCAGAGGTTATTGTAAGCTTTGGTATTAAATTTGATAGTATTTGTTCTCCTGCTTTAGGTGGAATTTTGGCAGGATATGAGCTTGCTAGAGCTTGCAATAAACGCTTTATTTTTACAGAGCGTGTGGAAGGAATCATGAGTCTTAGACGCGGTTTTGAAGTAAAAAAAGGCGAAAGATTTATAGTTTGTGAAGATATTATTACAACAGGTGGTTCAGCACTTGAAAGTGCTAAAATTATTCAAAGTTTAGGCGGGGAAGTAGTTGGGTTTGCAGCTTTAGCTAATCGCGGTTTTTGTGCAGTTGCAAATTTAAATAGCCCAAGGAAAGAAAATGCAAAATTACCCGAGTATTTACCTTTATTTGCTTTGGGAAATTTTGAATTTGATATTTATGAGAAAAATTCTTGTCCATTATGTAAAAAAGGAACTAAAGCTATCAAACCTGGTAGTCGTGGTAACTAA
- the dba gene encoding disulfide bond formation protein Dba: MEFLELLLIFVAIILMIFKPEKEKLAFSLIVISWAIMVFDYLGRKSGAILGLMNL, encoded by the coding sequence ATGGAGTTTTTAGAACTTTTATTGATTTTCGTCGCCATAATACTCATGATTTTCAAACCAGAAAAAGAAAAACTTGCTTTTTCTTTAATTGTAATATCATGGGCAATTATGGTATTTGACTACCTGGGTCGCAAATCAGGTGCAATATTAGGCTTAATGAATTTATAA